atggaagatggaaagaatatggcattctgtgtaattcatcgtacatctcattatttcctggaccatctattgacaataaacaaatatgaaaacattaaattcatccttgaaacactgatttaacctatctttttttaattcaacactttactgatagatattactaccaattgaatGAGAAGagtatgttttcggaataataaatgctgcatgactaagcacataggaagagcgtattgagatgtaaatgaaaatattgattgtcagataaatttcatgattcaccaaataaagtcaagtgtggcatgaaatacattgactttttggcggtacgaagttcgccgggtaagctagtctACGTATAAACTTGATTAGTCAACAACGGAGATTGATTGACAACAGATAATtagaatttaattataattaaataaatagaattcataCAATAGACTACCATCTCTAGTCAAGATTCAAACAAAATGAACATTGTAAAACACAATCTGATTTGTTCAAAAGTTCCAATGACCTCAGTACATTGGGAGAATCACTGTAGTGAGAATCACTTTATACAGTCAGCGTTCCCTCATTATATGATATCAATCCCTTCCATTCGAGCAATGCTGACTCTTCAAAGTGTATATCACTATACTTCTCAATTGAAATCACTTTgtttaaaactatattattgaTCACAATATATTCCCTACAGTATAAATTTTAACAAAACAATTACTTCTTCATATAAATAGTTGAcagcttaatttttttttttcaagcaTTTGAAAGCCAGTAAGAAGAGAGGAGATGACTGAATAATTCTCAACAAAAAAACTGTTTTTGATCCAAAATCCAAAACtattttgtgatttgatttcTCTAATTTAAGTTTGGTTCAActtgagaaaatttgattatattatattagttatatttctaAGCAGATGAAATAGTAGccttttattagtattttaagAGCACAACGTGTCGTTATAGTtcatataaatcaatatttcGATTAATACCACGACTTCCTGGTACCTCCTTAGAAGTGACATAAGATAACTTTAGGcatctattttcaaatttagatgggacTCCACTCAAAAGGTAAGTACAATGTATTCTGAATCCAACAAATAATTTCcatgaaaaatcaaatacatggaTTTTTATATAGTATAAGATGCATTATTTGCTTAAGGATGATGGATTTAGGCCTTATTATTTATAAACGATTCTTCAATACGTTCTCAATGAAGCACACTTTGGTTGCTCAGCTACTAATAATATGAAATCTAGTAGCTAATTGGCAGACAACCAAACGTGCTAAGAATGTTATTAAGTATTTTATAGAAATGGCCATTGGAATCTATATCATCGAAAATATCTCCATAAAGCAGCCTGCACTCAGGGACAATAGTAGTGTCAACTAGCTGTCCACTAGCTGTCATGGGAACACGGAGTCGGAGATACCATGTACATTTGAGTTCTTGACATCTCTAATTCCGCGATCCCGTAGCAGCTGTAGTGAACCGCACGAAAATaatccgatggaaattggaacaagTGAGTACCTCCTCACGCCCCCCCCCAAACTCAAAACCATAGACGTTGCCAGTTCGTCAGGTGTATTATAAACATATTAATGAGTTCTCAATCATAATTAGCTATTGACAATGCTGACCAACTCTTATTTGGTAACGTTGAACGTCGGACTATATTCGTGCGGATGTCTATAATGCCCCTGTTTCAAGTGTGCTTTACACTAATATTCTGGCTTTCAAGTCCTGAAAAATTTACACAAGTTGAAATATATTCGTGCAATTATTACAAAAAGTATTTTCTAATTCCTTTGATTGGTAGGGTTCTCGGGTGATTTGAGCCATTCTTTCCATAGAAGTTGTTTCCATTGAGACATGCGCATTGTTGGATTTTCGAGTTTTATTCTATTGATGTTGGCGTCGTGGAACGCGTTGTAGGCTGCCTTCATTCTCCGCTCTGGATGTAAGTCAACCTCTGCATCTTTTGTACTGCAATTCAACAAACAGTATCATTAACATCACTGCACTGTTATAAAGTACACTTGTCTAAACATTTATGGTCAAGCACAAAGTTACTCATCTACAATCAACGCTCCACAGTTATTGAGTAGAAACGTTTATACTCAATGTTTGAAATTCAGTACCACGATTgtgttttattttaattatttgttcaaCTATTGAAAAGTCCTTCTATGACCTAAATGAAGGTTTTTATAAGTCAAAGCAAAGTATTGCATATAAAATATGCATTATATAATAAGACAAAATAGAATTCTTCATTGATGATTGTGGCAAGGCTGAAACCTATCAAAACAGAATGACAAACATATgaattgagcaagaaattaaaatattacatGAAAAATAGAGTACTTGAAAATTTACAACTGAGGCCAAATATAAGAAGATAGAGAAacggaaaaatatcataatttaaatttgaacaatttatgaatttagtggcgtattgaaaatattgtagtgGAGTATGACAACAAACCAGACATtaaagatggaaataaatttgacaaTGCAATTGTGCAAATACTGAATAgttacataattataattaaacaaaaaatgtgTATGCTATCAAGTACCTTTAAACCTTCTGCGAAggcaaatattgaaaacaggaAGAACAGATAGAGGGAAATTTGATTTATACAAAAATGATATGCCAGTGCGGGGATCGAGTTCACCAGACAGGCATGAAAGCCTGCAGTcgcatataatataatataaaataatcttTGCCAGTCAGTAACATAAATATTGCAGTCTCGAGAGTTGTAATGCCAAAAACAAAACCAAAATATAATACCCAATGGCACctgatttttttcatcaagattCTTCAagcaaatatttttctttctattttcgtttgaaacttttatttctattcttctaaaacattattacataaatttattctatttttaactATGGCTCATGTTGATGGAAAGACCCGTATGCTACTCCACCTAACAGTAAAATTGAGTAATTTTTATTCGGATTGagtaaaattcataaaattgagAGAAATCAGGATTTTTCCAAATCTATCCATAACTAAATGGgtatcaacttgaatatttcaGTTACAGATGGATCAGTCACGAAAAAAAGGCACGGTCCCCGTAAAACCGCTCATTTTTTGTTAGATTTTCTCGTCATTGAAATATCTATACATATAAACTGGCatgaaaacaagataaaacactGTCGTGAATGTCTCCACTGTCATGAAAGTCTGCCGCCATCAAATTATTGCAATTTTAGAGCTATTGTGAGAATCACTTCCAACAATCAGCATTAGTTGGATGGACAGCATTGatgatatatttattagcaatgctgacagtatgaagtgaatattACACTTGATATACAAGAATTTTCTGTATTGATATAGAATCAAAGAGACTTTGCCAATTCTACATTTATTTATGTACTATGGTTTCGTTGCCACACAGGTGTCACATCATCAAGCTGAAACCATGGTCTTCTACCATGAAACATTTTTGTAGTGACAAAATCTGAGTGTTCTCATTTCATTACGGAACGGTTTTACAATACCAACAGTGACTCTGAAATTTTATGTGGAGTAGTGATGAGATATATCACATAAATATCAAAATGGATGAATGTGGTAAATATCCATAGAATGGGACATATATGTCaacataaaaattgttttaaagaTAGAATATAGATTTTAAGgtgtaataaaaaattaaagacAGAATAAGTCAATTTGGAACAGGTAAAATTGGATTAACCGCCAAACTATTTATTTTCCCgaaatattgttttaaataattcaaacaattaaGTACATTGAAAATAGTGTACGCTGGATATTAATAATGcagtaaaaatgaattatttggtgtaataaattgagaaatatatgtGGTTTTAActgtatcaaataattttatggTATCGGGATTGACGACTGCGCTCTTGAAGATTGTTTTCACtttcaatataattcataatattttaaacaatataCGCGTCAAGTGAAACATTCACACGTTAATGGTGCAGACTGTCACATTGGTGGGGTTCGTCAGCGACCCGatctatgaataaatttgatacaaGATTTAAATTTGCCTACCTTAGAATACTAATAGCCTCAGTGACAGTCCTCGCCTCTTCACCTTCAATAGTAAGTCTGTTGATATTCTCCTCAAGTGGCTTGCTGAGGTGAGTTTCCACTTGAGGCTTGGCTTTCATAGCTACCTGGTTTCGTTTCTCAGTTTCCGACTGCAATAAAGTTAGTTGAAATGCAAATCGaacactataatattattaattgacatGCACAACAAGTTACAGGTACTGGTGTAATCATTGACAAAAAACCACAGTTACCACAGTTGTACGAgaacaaataattttagaacAAGTAATTTTACtgacataaaaataaaaaatgatggaacgatcattatttttcaatgtctCAGTTATAACAAACTTGACAGAACTTCAACTTAAAATGATCACAGCCCCAGCTAATTGAGCGagtcacatttatttatttattatttcatcacattacatcataatattggGAATACTCCCATTTGATAGGTGATTTGTCAAATAATTGCATCCTTAGAACTAAGTAAGATTTCTAACAGGTAAAATAAATAGTAAcagtatataaaaaattatataacaaagTGTATCCTATATTAAGTCTATCATTATTCTTAGTCCTAAAAATAGAGCAAATGTGAGCATTTTAATTTGTGTCATTGAGTGCAGAGTTTATGGTTAATTGAATTCTGCCACCGAGTAGTACGCTTTATCAACTAAGATTCTTTTCACAGATTTCTTGAAGAGCTTTAGAGATTCGATTTTTCGAATGGTCTcaggtaatttattatataatcttaATCCTGAATAAGAGGGATTCTTCTCATATGTCGCATGTCTATGGACTGGATACAACAGCAAATGCTGATTGCGTGTGCAGTAATTATGTCTCtctgtgcaaaattgaaatttattgatattactcttgatgaaaattaataactGATAAATATAGATTGCAGGCAAGGTGAGAATctgagaattttgaaaaacagacTTGCATGAGTCTCTTTGTCTCAACCCGAAAAATCACTCAAATCATCTTTTTTGCATTAAGAATACCTTAGAACTGTCTGTTGAATTACCCCAGAAGATATGGGAATAGACATAGGCATAATATACTGTGATGAGAGTGTTTCTGTCCACCGAATGAGACAATTTTAGAATCATAAAGTATGCACGGTTCAACTTGGAGGTGAGACTCTGTATGTGTTCCTTCCAAGTCAAATGCTCATCTATTGTAACTCccaagaattttattgatttcgctGGTTTCAGTTTGCTGTCAGTTAATGAAAGAAGAATTCTGTTGTCTGTTGATCTGTAGCTAAACTCCATTAAAAAAgtcttattataattaaaagagAGTCCATTTGCTGTGAGCCAGCAGGACATGGTATCAAggtcattttttatattatttgctagatttgtttgatttttatctGTTACTAAAGCTGTagtatcatccgcaaacatTATTAACCTTGAATGGGAGACTGATGTTGGGAGGTCATTGACGTATATAATGAATAGCAGAGGTCCCAGGATCGATCCCTGTGGCACCCCACTAGGTATATTCAAAAAAGCAGAGGATTTGGAGGATGTTTTATCTTTTATACATTGTTGCCTATCCTTCAGGTAAGAGCTGAACCATTTATGAGCTGCTCCAACTATTCCATAGTAGCGAAGCTTCTccaaaataatagaatgattgacaCAGTCAAAGGCCTTCGACAGATCACAGTAGATGCCTGAAGCCCACTGCGATCCATCAACGGCCAATGAAAGACATGAAATGAACTCATATATAGCCCCGGTTGTGTTTCTGCCCTTACGGAACCCAAATTGATCTGCATGGAGTAGATTATTCGTGTCCTATATCTAATCAATCTGGAAGCCACCGCCATCTCATCTTGGAGAAAGCTGTCAACATTGCAATAAGcctataattattcagattactTGGTTCTCCTGTTTTTAATATAGGGATCACAGTTGAGTATTTCAGAAATTCCGGGATCACACCATTTCTAAATGAGGAATTTATCAAAAGCACCATTGGCTTTGCTAGAGACATTACAGAAGTTTTAAGCAAGAATGGTGGAAATTCAACCCAGCCAGGTgtctttgataattttatattatttattaagtcAATTACTTCCCTTTCTGTAACTGGATGGAATGATTTAAgaaaattattcgatttaggAGATTTATTACAGTAGTTTAGGGCCTTGTGAATGTCTGGACTGAGATTAAGAGTGTTacatatatcaataaaatattcattgaatgagtTCAAGATATCCTCTATGCTTTTGTTAGAAAATGTTTCTGTTAAACATCTATTGTAATTTTTAACACATGTTTCCTCCCGAACGATCTTCCAAGCCATTTAGGTTTTATTGGatgcattttttattctgttgctattataattaattttagcAGCTCTAATACATCTATTTAGTAgtttcttgtaaatttttaaataaagaaGAAAGCAAGAATTGTGATTTGTTCTAGCTTGACTATGTAACTCTCTAGCCCTTGCACACGATATGCGTATGCCTGCTGTGATCCATCCTTTAGATTCCTGTGTGCGACTTTTTATTGGTTTATACCTTTTAGGGAATGATTCCTCAAAGTGGGACAATATTATATGAGTGAATTTCCTATAAAGAGAATTTTAATCTGAAGTTGTATGGCGCATAATAAACAAGTCAGACCATTTTTCTTGATTCAGGAGAAGCTTGAATTTGGAAATATTATGTTTAGAAAATATTCTTATAGCTTTTGtagatttatttgaaatgtttaagTTAGATTTGAATGATCTAGAAGATATTAATGCTTCTTTTGGTAACTGAACTATCTGAACTGTATGATCagatacttacttacttactccgtGGCTCTACAACCCATTGAGGGTCTTGGCCTTCCGCAATATGCCTCTCCATTCGTCTCGGTCTTGCACCTTTCTCCTCCAACCTCTGATACCCATTTCTTTCAGGTCATTCTCTACGTCATCAATCCAGCGCATTCTCGGTCTTCCCTTTAATCTTCTTCCACCTGGATTCATTCTGTGGACTTTTTTCGCACTCCTGGAGTCACTCATTCGTTCAAGGTGTCCCAGCCAGCTAAGACGCCTAACTTTTATCTCACTCACAATGTCTGGGTTTCCGAAAAGCTCTCGTAACTCCTGATTAGTACGTATCCTCCATTCTCCATTACTGAAGATAGGTCCATATATTTTCCGGAGGATTTTTCTTTCCCAGACATTAAGTAGCGCTTCGTCTTTTTGAGTTAGGACCCAAGTTTCTGCACCATAAAGCACTACTGGTCTAATAACGGTGATATATACttgtattttcactttcctaGTGATGAGCCGggaattcaaaaaatgtttcatgGCATAATAGCATCGATTACCTGCTGACAGCTTTGCTTTGATATCTACCTGCACTTCATTTCTATGTGTTATCATAGCACCTAAGTACTTGAATTCGTCAACTCTTTCAAAGATACTATTGCCCATCACTAGTTGCCTTTCGTTTTCTTGACCATCTATCCTGCTGTTGAACATGTATTTTGTCTTGTTTGCATTTATGGTGAGTCCTGTATTCTGAGAGCCAATTTCCAGTTGGTTGAAACCTTCTTCCAGAGCTCTTTTGTTCCTAGCAATCAAAACCACATCATCCGCATATGCCATATATTGCAATGTTCTATCCATGATTGTTCCATTTGGATTGACAGTCAAGTTTCGCATTACTTTCTCCAAACTTATGTTGAACAGCATTGCTGATAAAACATCTCCTTGTCTCAGACCTTTGCTTGCCATGAAACTGCTAGATAGTCTCCCTTGCacctttattttatatttagtcTCTTTGAGTGTCATTCTGACCAATCTCACCAGCTTACAAGGTATACCAAATTCTATCATAGCTTTAATGAGACTATCTCTTTTTATGCTATCAAATGCTTGTTTATAGTCTATGTAAAGTTGATGTAGACTTATATTGTACTCATAGCATTTCTCTAAAATTGTGCGTATTGTGAATATATGATCTGTACATGATCTGTTCGGCCTAAATCCACATTGATAGTCTCCTATTATCTCATCCATatatggtatcaatctcttggCAATTATTTTGGTCAATATCTTATAAGCAACACTTAACAAGGCTATTCCTCTGTAGTTTGTGCAGTCGATTTTGCTTCCTTTTTTGTGGATAGGACATATTAACGCCGTGTGCCAGTCTTCAggcatttcttcttctctccagaTTTGCACTATCAAACTATGTAATGTGCTGAGGAGCGCAGGGCCACCAGTTTTGATCATTTCTGCCGTGATTGCATCTTCTCCAGGCGCTTTGTTGTTCTTCATCGAACCAATGGCTTCTTCCATTTCATGTAGTTGGGGGTCGTGGCTGAATGGTTCTGGACCTATACGGGTGATTCCTTCCATTCCACCATCCTCTTCTGCAATCTCTCCAAGTAAATCACTGAAATATTCTTTCCATCGTTCAATGACTTCTTCTTCGCCACCAATGAGGTTGCCTTCCTTATCTGTGCAGAAATTTGTTCGTGGTTGGAAACCAGCTTTTCCTTCACGTATCCTCAGGTACATCTTTCTTGCATCCTTTGTTTCAGCATATGCCATGATTTCTTCCAGCTTCCTCTTTTCAAAATCTCTTTTCTTTCTACGGCAGACTTGTCTGGCAGACGATCTCTTCTCTTGGAACAGGTTCATTGTTGCCCTTGTTCTCCTATTCAACATACTTATTCTTGCCTTATTTCTCTCTTCAAGGGCTTGTATGCATTCTTCATCTATCCATGTATTTCTGACTTCCTTTCTCTTGTATCCGATTGTCTCCTGAGCACTCATCACAATACTATGTCTCAGATTTTTCCATTTCTGTTCTGTTGTTGTGTCCCCCGCATGCTGGTATTCTTCTAGCTTATCTTGTAATCTTTGTTGGTAGGCTTCTTTCAGACTTTGGTTTTTGAGTAGCTTTTCACAGTCGAACTTTAGTTGTTTCTTGCCTTTGGAGAACCCAGTGTTATTTATTCTTTGCCTGTATTTCAATCTTATCATGAAGTGATCTGTGTCACAATCAGCTCCACGAAGACTTCTCACATCAAGGATATCTGAGCCGTGACGTCTGTCAATCATAACAtgatcaatttgattttttgtcCGTCCATCTGGGGATAACCACGTCATTTTGTGAACGTCCTTGTGTTTAAAAAAGGTACTACTAATGGTCATGTTGTTTCCTCCTGCAAAATCAATCATTCTCAGGCCATTCTCATTGCTTTCATTGTGTAGGCTGTAGGGTCCAATAGTTGGCCTGTAACACTGTTCTCGTCCAAGTTTAGCATTGAAGTCACCAAGGATTATTTTAACATCATACTCAGGGGTATCTTTATagacattttccagtttctcataGAATTGATCTTTATTATTTCCATCTGCTTCATTGGTGGGTGCATGAACACATATCAAACTTATATTAaagaatttttcttttattctcaGCAAACAAATCCTTTCATTTATTGCTTTGAATCCTATAACTTTGTCCTTAAAATTCTTGTGTACAAGAAATCCTGTTCCAAATGTGTTATGGTCGTGTCCACTGTAGAATATGGTATGATTACCTAGGTCCATTATTCCATTCCCTTTCCATCTTATTTCCTGTAGAGCTACAATTCCAATTCTATACTTTTCTAGTTCTTGTCTCAGTCTCATTGTGCTACCGGCTCTATTTAAACTTGTGACATTCCAAGAAGCAATCAACatatctcttcttctcctctttcgtTTTTCCATCCGTTTCCTAATCAAGTCATTGTCTGTTTCCAAATCAATCCTGTAATTCCTGTCCTGTTCCGAGGCACATTTAGTGGTTTTCGTAACGTAGTTCTTTTTACGGGGTAGGATTGTTAGCCCTACcccaacccccaacctggaggaccagTCCAGTTTTTCTTTCACGGTGGCTATTTTATTTCACCACTACCCCCCGACGCTGCTGGCTGCAGGGCCGGTGAGCATTCCCCGATTCCAACGGGGACGCGCCCGATGGAGGTAACTGGCAAGTCCCCACACGGGTATGATCAGATAGACAGTTATTAATTGTCACGTTTTTACATCTCCTTTTATCAATTTCCGTGCCTGAAGCCTTCAAAAGATTGTtcaagaatttttcaaaatcttttaTTAATACGAAATTTAAATCATTCCTAGCAAGGATGCAAGAACCTCCTCTTATTTTTTCAGGTCtacaataatatgaaataagtttgaaattatgaaacttatgcaatagaaataaattactaTCATTAGCCCAGTGTTCTATCAGACAGATTATATGTGGCCTAATTGTTAATgtgtcaatgaataaattaatttcatctaATTTGTTGCTCTGAGTGATTCCCTGTGTGTTCCAATGCATTAGATTAAAATGATTCTGTTTACTTCACAACTTATGAATCAATTTTAAACAAGTAACGAGCATGCCAACAGAACGGAATATTTCACCAGTAATAAG
The sequence above is drawn from the Nilaparvata lugens isolate BPH chromosome 2, ASM1435652v1, whole genome shotgun sequence genome and encodes:
- the LOC111063171 gene encoding coiled-coil domain-containing protein 124, coding for MPKKFAGENSKAAASRARKAAAKEEETIKKQKAIEDEYWKDDDKNLAKKQQKKEEQEKKKQELLAKKALNKQLAEEELKSIQVGGKQSASKVTRAQIVSETEKRNQVAMKAKPQVETHLSKPLEENINRLTIEGEEARTVTEAISILSTKDAEVDLHPERRMKAAYNAFHDANINRIKLENPTMRMSQWKQLLWKEWLKSPENPTNQRN